One region of Gossypium raimondii isolate GPD5lz chromosome 6, ASM2569854v1, whole genome shotgun sequence genomic DNA includes:
- the LOC105773699 gene encoding MMS19 nucleotide excision repair protein homolog isoform X3, with amino-acid sequence MAEPIQLSRYIESFVDSSRSPTQQAASLEAIASLLKNNQLTIETLVREMEGYLTTVDNIIRARGILLLGEVLVRLASKPLGDATIHSLIGFFTDRLADWRALRGALVGCLALMRRKSSGGMVSGSDAKAVAESYLQNLQVQSLGQFERKLSFELMECLLERYPNAVASLGDTLIYGICESVDGEKDPHCLMLTFHIIEVLSRLFPDPSDALAGFAHELFEILGCYFPIHFTHQKDEDMTIKRDDLARALMLAFSSTPLFEPYAIPLLLEKLSSSLPSAKLDSLRYLTDCTMKYGADRMAKHIEAIWSSLKEAIFISLDSVLLFTPESLEGPDLPKNEIAAEALSLLQKLIVQNTKLFLDLIVGDEDISMIFNTISNYKNYHEIPLERKQRLNAVGRILFTTAKASQVSCNRVFECFFSRLMDILGLSARNSSGQPYFDESILISKRCNHGALYLSIEILSACRDMIASSETILAATSHTEETWKYLLQSFSPALTMGFCSAFICSSEGTHDAATYIGVKGLLILATFPGGYSLISKTVFEKILVMFVSIINEEYSKRLSWKLALKALGEIGSFIERYHESEKEPSYMDIVVEKILSLAFVGDFGIPFPLRLEALSDIGTSGRSYMLKVVQGLEEAIYANLYEVYVHGSTSSAEIVTHILKCYSDKVIPWVHCEKGFEEVLLQFAINIWNQIENSTHFNASQTNKKGVLDVMMKAMKLAVANCSEEKQNIIVQKSYNILSSSISFPLEELLLQERFQIAQEVDNSSSRDEWILSLFAAVTIAVHPQTHIPNTRSIVSLFMTTLLKGNVVAAQALGSMVNKLDLKSTRGQTSSDCTLEEAMDIILNLSLWIFDTNSSSSIQSKTISVHDTGLNDLSNGVGSCNSLQIHAILGLAWIGKGLLMRGHEKVNDITMVFLRCLQSSGRAGISHQEKSISENNYKLDLHNSVMKTAADAFQILIGDCEQCLNREFHAIIRPLYKQRFFSTIMPVLQSLVMKLEPLSRSFLFRASAHVIIDTPLIVVLSDTKKVIPMLLDGLSVLSNDVVDKDVLYGLLLVLSGILMDKNGQEAVSDSAHTVVNCLVDLTRYPHMTLV; translated from the exons ATGGCGGAACCGATTCAACTCAGTCGGTACATTGAATCGTTTGTTGATTCGTCTCGTTCTCCGACTCAGCAG GCTGCAAGTTTGGAGGCCATTGCTTCATTGTTGAAGAATAATCAGTTAACAATAGAAACACTG GTTAGAGAGATGGAAGGATATTTGACCACCGTGGACAACATTATTCGTGCAAGAG GCATCCTCCTTCTTGGAGAAGTTCTTGTGCGCCTTGCATCAAAGCCATTGGGTGATGCTACTATTCATAGCTTGATAGGATTTTTCACGGACAGATTG GCAGACTGGAGAGCTTTACGGGGAGCGCTTGTTGGCTGTTTGGCTCTGATGAGAAGGAAAAGCAGTGGTGGTATGGTCAGTGGAAGTGATGCAAAAGCAGTTGCAGAGTCCTATTTACAGAATCTACAAGTACAGTCTCTTGGGCAATTTGAACGGAAG CTTAGCTTTGAACTTATGGAATGCCTGCTAGAACGCTACCCCAATGCTGTTGCTTCACTT GGTGATACCCTTATATATGGAATCTGTGAATCTGTTGACGGAGAAAAGGATCCTCACTGTTTGATGTTAACATTTCACATTATTGAGGTTCTATCGCGACTATTCCCTGATCCATCTGATGCCCTTGCTGGATTTGCTCACGAactttttgagattttgggCTGTTATTTTCCCATTCATTTCACTCAT CAAAAAGATGAAGATATGACTATCAAAAGGGATGATCTCGCAAGAGCATTGATG CTAGCATTTTCATCCACACCACTTTTTGAGCCATATGCCATTCCATTACTACTTGAAAAGCTTTCATCTTCACTTCCATCAGCAAAG CTTGATTCTTTGAGGTATCTAACTGATTGCACAATGAAGTATGGAGCAGACAGAATGGCAAAACACATTGAAGCTATTTGGTCTTCATTAAAAGAAGCAATATTTATTTCACTTGACAGTGTTTTATTGTTCACTCCAGAATCCCTTGAAGGTCCAGATCttccaaaaaatgaaattgcagCAGAGGCTCTAAGTCTTTTACAGAAGCTTATTGTGCAGAACACAAAAttgtttttggatttaattgttGGTGATGAAGACATAAGTATGATCTTCAATACGATATCTAATTATAAGAATTACCACGAAATTCCTTTAGAGAGGAAGCAGAGACTGAATGCAGTTGGTCGTATCCTTTTTACCACTGCTAAGGCTTCACAAGTGTCATGCAATAGagtttttgaatgtttcttCAGCCGATTGATGGATATTCTGGGTCTTTCTGCTAGAAACTCATCTGGACAACCATATTTTGATGAGAGTATTTTGATTTCCAAAAGATGTAATCATGGAGCTCTCTATCTTAGCATTGAGATCCTTTCAGCATGCCGAGATATGATTGCTAGTTCTGAAACAATCCTAGCAGCTACTTCTCATACAGAAGAAACATGGAAGTATTTGCTTCAAAGCTTTTCTCCTGCACTTACTATGGGCTTCTGTTCTGCCTTCATTTGCAGTAGTGAAGGTACTCATGATGCCGCTACATACATTGGAG TAAAGGGGTTGCTGATTTTGGCTACCTTCCCTGGAGGCTATTCGCTGATATCAAAAACTGTGTTTGAGAAGATCTTAGTTATGTTTGTATCCATTATTAATGAGGAGTATAGCAAGAGACTATCATGGAAACTGGCACTTAAAGCACTGGGGGAGATTGGCTCATTTATAGAAAGATACCATGAATCTGAAAAGGAACCAAGCTATATGGACATTGTTGTTGAAAAAATTCTTTCATTGGCTTTTGTGGGAGATTTTGGCATACCGTTTCCACTCAGACTGGAAGCACTCTCAGACATTGGCACAAGTGGGCGAAGTTATATGCTGAAAGTTGTTCAAGGGTTGGAAGAAGCCATATATGCCAATTTATATGAGGTTTAT GTCCATGGAAGTACAAGTTCAGCAGAAATTGTTACTCACATTTTGAAATGCTATTCTGATAAGGTGATTCCATG GGTACATTGTGAAAAGGGTTTTGAAGAAGTTCTATTGCAATTTGCTATTAATATTTGGAACCAAATTGAGAATAGCACGCACTTCAATGCTAGTCAAACCAACAAAAAG gGAGTTCTTGATGTGATGATGAAAGCAATGAAACTTGCTGTTGCAAATTGTTCAGAGGAAAAGCAAAACATAATTGTGCAAAAGAGTTACAACATACTTTCATCAAGCATTTCTTTTCCATTGGAGGAGCTGTTGCTGCAGGAAAGGTTTCAAATTGCTCAAGAAGTGGATAATAGTTCCAGTAGAGATGAATGGATTCTTTCACTTTTTGCTGCAGTGACTATAGCAGTTCATCCTCAAACCCACATTCCGAATACAAGATCAATAGTTTCTCTGTTCATGACAACCCTTCTCAAGGGTAATGTTGTAGCAGCCCAAGCATTGGGCTCTATGGTTAACAAATTGGATCTAAAATCCACGAGAGGACAAACTTCAAGTGATTGTACCTTGGAGGAAGCAATGGATATAATTCTTAACTTGAGTTTGTGGATTTTCGACACGAATAGCTCCTCCAGTATTCAATCCAAAACAATCAGTGTCCATGATACAGGTTTAAATGATTTATCTAATGGTGTTGGAAGTTGTAACTCCCTTCAAATTCATGCCATTTTGGGACTTGCATGGATAGGGAAAGGTTTGCTTATGCGGGGccatgaaaaggttaatgacaTTACTATGGTCTTTTTACGGTGTTTACAGTCAAGTGGAAGAGCAGGTATATCTCATCAGGAAAAGAGTATCTCGGAGAACAATTATAAGCTTGATTTGCATAATTCTGTGATGAAAACTGCAGCAGATGCGTTTCAGATCCTTATAGGTGACTGTGAACAGTGTTTGAATCGGGAATTCCATGCAATAATACGACCTCTATATAAGCAACGATTTTTCTCAACAATAATGCCTGTTTTGCAATCTCTAGTTATGAAATTGGAACCACTCTCAAG
- the LOC105774716 gene encoding uncharacterized protein LOC105774716, whose product MQRSKSKAKPTRKPLRDLSNNNSTKNFFSKSEIPKKKLIDKDDNNHRNHASLDRLLLLQSDLSSLLRQIDELVAQAFKLKATKLETNEIESFANVISGMLSSLKPWVPRFKKALSSPSGVECEDKSGECLGTEVVPFVNVNVNENECFDVGNPEEESTLDSLISPSPLVSWRAAAECNVERGRQLFLLTPLPMSKALSSKMRDSSKSVFQSVTSKSMVELPFINFHEDENDDLLEGVAINQTPIKPSHSVVVSSAAFSNTEHSMLVMTTPCLKMSPPKSCVLLEPIHEYLLRDNVRVRKCTPFPRGINNGEFSDSSGSEASEDLTSKYPELLGIQRTLKSEFEKKELDSSPMWLFSPPKSCILLEPSDEKSLHNVATDHNLPSAINQQNKMINQENTRNNTALVENTPMWNEQESTIRTGKRAGESTLKKELWTKFEAVSTFGLRYNASAIQRTARKGFLDMLDEASCDDD is encoded by the exons atgcaaagatCGAAATCGAAGGCGAAACCGACACGGAAGCCGCTGAGAGATTTATCAAACAATAATAGCACAAAGAATTTTTTCTCCAAATCAGAGATTCCGAAGAAGAAATTGATCGACAAAGATGATAATAATCATCGAAACCACGCTTCCCTCGATCGCCTTCTTCTCCTTCAATCCGATCTTTCTTCTCTCCTTCGCCAG ATTGATGAACTTGTTGCGCAAGCTTTTAAGCTTAAGGCAACAAAACTGGAGacaaatgaaattgaatctttCGCCAATGTCATCTCCGGAATGCTTTCTTCTTTAAAG CCATGGGTTCCCAGATTTAAGAAGGCTCTTTCGAGTCCTTCGGGTGTCGAATGCGAAGATAAGTCCGGAGAATGTTTGGGAACTGAAGTTGTTCCTTTTGTTAATGTTAATGTAAACGAAAATGAATGCTTTGATGTTGGGAATCCGGAAGAAGAATCTACATTGGACTCGTTAATCTCGCCTTCTCCACTCGTGTCTTGGCGTGCTGCTGCCGAATGTAATGTCGAGAGAGGCAGGCAGCTGTTTTTGCTTACGCCTCTTCCGATGTCGAAAGCATTGTCTTCCAAGATGCGTGATTCGTCTAAATCGGTATTCCAAAGCGTTACTTCGAAATCGATGGTTGAGTTACCTTTTATCAACTTTCATgaggatgaaaatgatgatttgcTTGAAGGTGTTGCTATAAACCAAACTCCAATTAAGCCTTCTCATTCAGTGGTTGTTTCTTCGGCTGCATTTTCAAACACCGAACATTCCATGCTTGTAATGACAACTCCATGCTTAAAAATGTCGCCGCCGAAATCCTGCGTGTTACTTGAACCGATTCACGAGTACTTGCTACGAGACAATGTCAGAGTTCGCAAGTGTACCCCGTTTCCCCGCGGAATCAACAATGGTGAGTTTTCTGATTCCTCGGGCAGTGAAGCTTCCGAGGACTTGACATCGAAGTACCCCGAACTACTAGGCATACAACGAACTCTCAAATCCGAATTTGAGAAGAAAGAGCTTGATTCCTCACCGATGTGGCTATTCTCGCCTCCTAAAAGTTGCATTTTGTTAGAACCATCAGATGAGAAATCGCTGCACAATGTTGCCACAGATCACAACCTTCCTAGTGCAATAAACCAACAAAACAAGATGATTAACCAAG AAAATACCCGCAACAACACGGCACTCGTGGAAAACACTCCGATGTGGAATGAACAGGAGAGCACGATACGAACAGGCAAACGTGCCGGTGAGAGTACGTTAAAGAAAGAGTTATGGACGAAGTTCGAAGCAGTGTCGACATTTGGGCTTCGTTATAACGCATCGGCGATTCAAAGGACGGCCAGGAAAGGGTTTCTGGACATGTTGGATGAGGCCTCATGTGATGATGATTGA
- the LOC105773493 gene encoding LRR receptor-like serine/threonine-protein kinase IOS1 yields the protein MEKTMHYFIILFIIFTLAVVVHAQNQTGFISLDCGLPAGSSYIDSITGINYTSDEPYIQTGTTHSLSRFNSSIQQQFLENLRSFPQGVRHCYQLNLTKGEKYLIRASFMYGNYDENDENPEFDLYLGPNLWASMVFENSTSVVVKEIIYVVKARYLHVCVVNTGKGIPFISALESRLLSNLTYDTDSETQALEFFLRIDFGSSLNSSFRFPEDIYDRIWQPYRRNDLTTINSSSSLISNSIFDPPLVAMMTASIPMNGSQTLNFTVRDSDPDVEFYFYMHVVELEELQANQTREFNIYLNDNFWYGPFSPMYLHEETILSFLSFKGGQFSMESTRSSTHPPIINAFEAYKAKELVESQTVEREVNAMMNIKSMYRLKKNWEGDPCAPRTYSWEGLDCSYDDLDPPRIISLNLSSTGLSGEISPYIGNLTQLQYLDLSNNNLTGVVPEFLTQLQFLTLINLQGNALNGSVPAGLIDRINRRFLELNVEGNQIPCTWEPCTTGTKTSENSVVVTVVASVASVLSVVIIVSALLWWFKRIKTSGKLVVMPRKLFQELKNRQFTYSDIQRITNNFEKVIGKGGFGTVYLGFLDDNQVAVKMLSKTSFQGYKQFEAEVELLLRVHHRNLTALIGYCDDGTETGLIYEFMAKGNLAEYLSDSSISVLNWEGRLGIALEAAQGLEYLHHGCKPPIIHRDVKSSNILLSDNLQAKLSDFGLSKSFEGGSHVSTVVAGTPGYLDPEYSTTNRLTEKSDVYSFGVVLLEIITNRPVIARTIDEPTHISHWVGSMLSNGDIENIVDWRLKGDFEINSVWRAIEVAMACLSPASTKRPTMNHVVTELSECLVAEINRTRGVDEDESRDMMTMASLNCDSDIIPLSR from the exons atggagAAGACAATgcattatttcataatattgtTCATCATCTTTACTCTAGCAGTTGTTGTTCATGCACAAAATCAAACAG GGTTCATCAGCTTAGATTGTGGATTACCAGCAGGTTCAAGCTACATTGATTCCATCACTGGCATAAACTACACTTCAGATGAACCATACATTCAAACAGGAACAACCCATAGTTTATCTCGATTCAATTCAAGCATTCAACAACAGTTTCTTGAGAATCTTAGAAGTTTCCCACAAGGTGTTCGACATTGCTACCAGCTGAACCTCACAAAAGGAGAAAAATATTTGATCAGAGCAAGTTTCATGTATGGTAACTATGATGAAAACGATGAAAACCCagaatttgatttgtatttaGGACCTAATTTGtgggcttcaatggtgtttgaGAATtcaacaagtgttgttgttaAGGAAATCATTTATGTTGTTAAAGCAAGGTATCttcatgtttgtgttgttaatACTGGGAAAGGGATACCTTTTATATCAGCTTTAGAGTCAAGGCTTTTGAGTAATTTAACTTATGACACTGATTCCGAAACACAAGCTTTGGAGTTTTTCTTAAGGATCGATTTTGGTTCATCATTAAATTCGAGTTTCCG GTTTCCTGAAGATATTTATGATCGTATATGGCAACCGTATAGAAGAAATGATTTGACAACAATAAATAGCTCTTCCTCCTTGATAAGTAATAGCATTTTTGATCCACCATTGGTGGCCATGATGACTGCTAGCATACCGATGAACGGTAGCCAAACTTTGAATTTTACAGTTCGGGATTCCGATCCTGATGTTGAATTTTACTTCTACATGCACGTTGTGGAACTTGAAGAGCTACAAGCTAACCAGACCAGAGAGTTCAACATCTATCTTAATGATAATTTCTGGTATGGACCTTTTAGTCCCATGTATTTGCATGAAGAAACGATCCTAAGCTTTCTATCCTTTAAAGGAGGCCAGTTTTCGATGGAAAGTACCAGAAGTTCGACTCATCCGCCCATCATAAATGCCTTTGAGGCTTATAAGGCGAAGGAACTTGTTGAATCACAAACAGTTGAAAGAGAGG TTAATGCGATGATGAATATAAAATCGATGTATAGATTGAAGAAAAACTGGGAAGGTGATCCTTGTGCTCCAAGAACATATTCATGGGAAGGCCTTGATTGCAGCTACGACGATTTGGATCCGCCCAGGATCATATCTTT GAATCTGTCCTCCACTGGTTTAAGTGGAGAGATATCGCCGTACATCGGGAATCTCACTCAATTACAGTATCT GGACCTATCGAACAATAACTTGACAGGAGTAGTACCTGAGTTTCTAACTCAACTGCAATTTTTGACTCTGAT aaacttGCAAGGAAATGCATTGAATGGTTCGGTTCCTGCGGGACTAATCGATAGGATAAACAGACGTTTTCTGGAATTGAA TGTTGAAGGAAATCAAATTCCGTGCACATGGGAACCATGTACCACGGGGACGAAAACGTCGGAGAACAGTGTAGTGGTTACAGTAGTAGCATCAGTTGCATCGGTGTTGTCTGTCGTCATAATTGTTTCAGCTCTCTTATGGTGGTTCAAACGGATAAAAACATCAG GGAAACTGGTTGTAATGCCTCGAAAACTATTCCAAGAGTTAAAGAATCGACAATTTACATACTCCGATATCCAAAGGATCACAAACAACTTCGAGAAAGTTATTGGAAAAGGAGGATTCGGAACAGTTTACCTTGGTTTCTTGGATGACAATCAAGTAGCAGTTAAGATGTTATCGAAAACATCTTTCCAAGGGTATAAGCAATTTGAAGCTGAG GTGGAGCTTCTTTTGAGAGTTCATCATAGAAATTTGACCGCCCTTATTGGATATTGTGATGATGGCACCGAAACAGGGCTAATTTATGAGTTCATGGCCAAAGGAAACTTAGCAGAGTATCTCTCAG ATAGTAGTATCAGTGTCTTGAACTGGGAAGGAAGACTCGGAATAGCACTGGAGGCAGCACAAG GGTTGGAGTATTTACACCATGGTTGCAAACCACCTATAATCCATAGAGATGTGAAGTCTAGCAACATCTTATTATCTGATAACTTGCAAGCTAAGCTATCTGATTTTGGGTTATCGAAAAGCTTTGAAGGTGGCTCTCATGTCTCCACTGTCGTTGCTGGTACCCCTGGATACCTTGATCCCGA GTATTCTACTACAAACAGGTTGACTGAGAAAAGTGACGTTTATAGCTTCGGGGTAGTTCTTCTTGAAATCATTACGAACAGGCCGGTAATAGCAAGAACCATAGACGAGCCTACTCACATAAGTCATTGGGTCGGTTCGATGTTGTCGAATGGAGACATTGAAAACATCGTGGATTGGAGATTGAAAGGAGATTTTGAGATAAATTCTGTATGGAGAGCAATCGAAGTGGCAATGGCTTGTTTATCTCCGGCTTCCACAAAAAGGCCAACTATGAACCACGTCGTGACCGAATTAAGCGAGTGTTTGGTAGCCGAGATAAACCGAACAAGGGGAGTCGATGAAGATGAATCAAGAGACATGATGACCATGGCATCATTGAATTGTGATTCTGACATAATTCCTTTATCAAGGTGA